TTTTGGCACAATTGCTTCAGCTGAAGGAATGGTTCGAGGTTCAGACGAATTATCACTTCTATTCTTGTTCACTCATTATCTTATATGACAGGGAGTCTGCTTTGGACGGCCGTGCACACCCGAAAGTTAAACTGGTGGACTTTGCACATGTGATGGATGGCCACGGCGTGATCGATCACAACTTCTTGGGTGGCCTCTGTTCTGTAATCAAGTTTATACGTGACATTGTTGATGAAGACAACGAGTGTGCAAAGTGCGAAGTCAATCTTGGATTGAAAGAAAATGGCTTCTATAAGAGCAGCACGGAACCAGAGCTTGATCACGAGGCCTGCTAGTGGGAACTGGAGAATAACTGCATTCATGCATTCCTGCTCTGACAAGTGGTTCAGAATGGGTATAATAACAGTCTATTTTAGTCGTGGCTTTTTCATTTCTCTATGGCCATTCTTGTTTACTGTACTTGTTTGGCCCAATCTGCTGGTAATTCATCTCTCCTTTGAACCGCACTTATAATTTGTATGAGACTGTTCGTTTGCCAACGTGCTTATTGTTTCGGCTAACTAGAATGCTTAATATTCGTGTCTAGCTGCACTTGCGCCTGCAAAGAGTTCTGCTCCACGCATCAGATCGGATAATTTGTATGCTATTTGGTTGGGTTGACTCGACCATCCCGTGTCTTCATGGCTGTGCAGAGTTCTTGATTCTGTCCATACGAAGTTAATGTTATCGTGAATTGCCAATTAACACTTTGGATTTGGTAATATTCACAATGGATTTATATTATTTCTGGCGCAGAAATAGCAGACACAGAAACGCACGAACCCCCgagttttccttctttaatttctggcttatttatttatgtattttttgttttgctaGCCCTTTGGCCCACTCATTTAGCTATTTTTGGGTACGCTCGATCTACGTGAGCTGTTAGCTCATGGTCCTACATGAAGCGGGCTAATACGGGTCGAAGTCCGACCCTCCAGTACTCGGTTATTTTATTAAGCAAGAGAACAACCCAATAGTTTCATCTGGCCTCTTTGGTTGAATGGTTGTTTAGTTATTATAGAGATGGCCAACACTTTCTGATGACATGCCAATATCCAAACTTAAGCTATTGGCAAAGAGCCAAAAGATAACTTTAATCAGTCAACGACCTCAGAGAAGCAGTAGCTTCATTTCTCCATGGTCCGCCCCATTATCAGCCCTCAAATTCCCCTTTTAAAGATTGAGTCTTCGTCCTCACGCGGTGTAAACAAAAGGCCCCACGGAGAGCCATTTCATTATCTTGTCCTTTGAGAGGCGATAGGATGAGAGACGAGCACCAGTGATCCCCTTGTTCACGTCCGTTGGCACTTTGCAGATCTCAGAGGGAGAGGGCTCCAGGAAAGCCTTGCAATGTGTGAGCTTCCAGTCATCTTCGACCTCCAATGGCGACAGTGTTGCCAAGAAAAAGCCATTTGCGTCGGTCGGTCTGCTCAAGATGCAGAATGTAGCGGTTTCGTACCCTCGCTTGTCCACAGCCAAACACGTTACCCTCACCCGGGCACCTGGAATCACAACATTGTATTCAATCTCTATTCGCTTTGCAGAAGAGTAATTGTCATGCGTATTGCAGCCTAGACGTGATTTTATCTATTACCACCACTAATGGAATTCAACTCATTAGCTAATGTAAAttggggagaggagagaaatgtGAGGATGTTCCATGTTTAGGCAGTTCAACAACTGATCTATTTTCTTTACTGGAACTAACTGTCTATAGCCATCAAAATTGAAGACGATGGTATGTGGATTTGCTGTATAAGATCCAACACGGAGAATAACCGAACTGATCCTCGTGCCGCTCGCTTTTTTTGGGGCGTGAGATGAAGTATATCAATCTTcgacgtaatcaagtccctccCATAGTTATTCTTGGTTACAATAGTGTTagccaaaaaatatatatgtatattgttaacacctaaattttggcaatccggttatttatttattgcatagaaaaattagagtaattttatccctgaaaaaaaaatattaattgcataacatatagatttagtgcatttgcattttttagaattatttattggaccggtggcagATGGGTTCGAATTAGCGGTTATGAGTTTTAAATTGACAGGTAAGCATTTCACAAAACGAGCAAATTGACCTAAGCCCATTTGTTTtaatgatcgaaaattatctcatgaaaaatagaaatttaaaatttttccaggatatgatgaatttttttggatagggcAAATATGAAATAAACATTGCGTTCGGAAAAACAAATATCgcgtttggaaaagaaatttttatggatattaatttgaaaaaattaaaactctaATCTTTGACTTATAAAAGGGTTGTTCACGTAGGGTTTTAAGGATGGGGCCACACATTGAACATATCGCCACAATTGAGAGCATAGAGAGAAGAAATCATGAGGAGATCGGCCATGATCCACAATTGGGAAACGGCACATTGAGAGAGCTTCAAATCCGCTAGTTCTGGACGAGCTCCAAATCCCATCGACATCGCTGCCTTATTCCTTGCCCCACCAAGAGCGCGACGATCATCAGTCCAGGTTGCACGGTTTAGCTTTTCATAACAAGCTTCTCATCAAGCGAACTAGCGGTATCAACGTGTCTGGAGCCACAAGCTAGGTCCCAACTCCTCCGGTTCGGACAGCCCAGTTTTGCAAATTTGTTGAAGGTCCCTCTCACGGCCAGGAAGCTTTTTGTCTTCTCTGGTGAACATCGAAGTGTCTATCCCACACCGCGACACCCTCAATGGCCGAGAATCGgtagaagagaagaagacaaaagtcaaGTGGTGGATTgaagattaaaataaagaagTCCAAGAGCATTCCATCGCCCGTAGATTTGCTGAAGTTCTCTCCTGCACTCATTTCTTCCGTGGACCTTTCGAGAGgaagaaataaatagaaagacTTTCCAATCTCGTAGCTTACTCGCGGCACCTCGTTGACCCCGCCATCACCAATCATCAATCTAGTGCCAGGTGGGGGAAAGACTCGGTGGGGATTGCAAAGTGTGGAGGTTAAAGACAAAAGCCAccaaagtgaagaagatgaatcCACTTGGGGAGGTTCTGAAATTCTTTTTGTCCACATGGAACCGAGTCCCGTGCCAGTCTCGGTGATTTGCGGCATTCCCGACATTCCAGGAGCACCCTCGAAGCTTTCCTTTGGTCTGGTTCATGAGTGATCGTCTCGTGCTGGCATCCTCCGCAGCTTGGAGAATTTTTACTTTTCCGCAGGTTATCTGAAGCTCTGGTTGCGGTTGTGAGCACCATCGAGCGCCTCAAGCATCACGACCGAGTCACCATTCAGCTGCGAGTCCCGACATGGTCTCGCTGCCATCCGAGAGCCGGCGAGCAGTCTCGCTGCCCATCCGAGAGCCATCGCTGCTCGCCATGAACCATTGCTTGTCGTTCGCTGCCGTGTTACCCCCGTTGCGATCCCGATCTGATTGTGTTTGgttcaaatttgggaagaatATCCTCAAATTAGTTAAGATGCGCATCTCTAGCATATTTGCATATTGACATATCCCCTCAATTAGGGTTAATTGCACAATTCGCAACCgcacgaatttttattctatctataaggatttagatggaataattattcacgcaggagtaaaattgatatcttgatctttaagacttaaaagttcaatttattgattttattagcgaaataatcaagtttgaatttcaattcgaatGGTGGATAACATTTTGATGACCATGGATGATTTGATGTTTATCTTTTTTGTTCTGTTTAtctcgaaaatacaaaaaattgcatttgcatatcatgtagattagggTTGTTTTCTTAGATAAGaatgcatgatagaatagtttttttaaatgcatgtagtatctaggttagataatattttttggattggaTTGCATATCAAGATAATTTTCTAGATTAAGATAGGATTCATATTGGTCtattcctaacttaaaatagataatatctcgctttagttagatttttttatttttagtgattttaattacgaatttttcctataaaaaatataaaaaaatcatgtgcatgtcatgtaggattaggttcatgaaatgcccgTCATCTAGTGAtggttgctaggttcatttagttagaaattgctcgtcattaaaattaggttatttggttaatttagattgcatatttaattgttgcatttctttaatttcgaatttcatggaaaatacaaaaaaaaatagaataaattcaTATCATgctttaggataaattgcatacTTACTTATgttatatagtttaggtcatattgccatgccatatcattgcatgttagattagtaacattgcattaaatgattctcattaaataaatgaaaacaaaaattaagtgatttgcgggttaattagaaatcatatttaagaTTGTCGATGtaaattttgatctaacattgcaaatgctttcattgctacaaggtaagtcctgcaatttattcattgcaatcttgggtgttaaattggtggtttgcgcacccgcatgatcacctcacatgttagggaaatagatttaaaatcaatccaaattgtctgcaaaaacatttttcaaaagaaaagagaaaagtaccgaaatggcgttagagaaatctagtgtaatcaatgCCCTGAACTCACAacctctggttcgtaggagtaaagtaaatctttcgttactttacttgggtttctaatcgacccaccaaaaatagattagtagcgattcctaattaaaaaatcatttgcatgttacaAACTTAAAGCTAAGTCGCGAATTgctatgggcttgggagagcatgaattaagtctaaacttaataatccattaaccaaatcctatgtggttcacccgaaaatttggtcacgACATATATAGTGCTAATCACTCTTACGTTCACCAATGAGCAGGCCGAAATTCACATCTCATTATAAATGATTGTGAGCGACGGAAGACAAGTGAGCGCAGACAGGCAATGGCCGTAGAAGATCAGAAACTGGCATGGACAGAACATGAACGTAAGAGGTACCTTGGAGTGGGACGAGCTTCGAGCCCGATTTACAGAAAATCACTCCTTGAATCCCGATGTCTGTGGAGAGGAGGCTCTGGTCACCCTGTAGTTTTGGCTTCTTGAGGCCGGATCTGGATCCATAGGCATCGATGTCGGCGGCGAAAACAACTGCAAACAGGGGCAAGAGAAGCAAGCAATTTGCAAGACAGAGATGAGCAAGAAGAGCCATTCTCGTTACAAAAGAGATTTTGGATTGTCGACAAGTTTTGGCTAAGGCCACCAAACTCTCTCTGCATCTTATACGTATCAAATGTGTCCATTTTTTAATGGCTAACAGTTCGCATTTCGAATGCTTACACGTCTGCACGTTGGTGCGTTGACGATGGTGGGAGGCAACATTCCAATTTCGATTGGCAATGCATTTTATTCACAACCGAAATGATCaatcttttcatatatatataaaagaaagggttggtACCATAAATTGTAAACCGGTCCACTCATGTCGCATTAACCCTAAATTAGCTTTTGACtcaccaaaaatatcaaaacaagTGCACCTTGTGccacatttacccaaaactatttttttttttttgccacaaaacattttcaaattggCACCAACATTTACTTCCAAACAAGAaataccagtttgagattttttacaataaaaaaattaggataaatatGGTATAGGCATATCATATTATGATTTTTCCTAGTATTTAAccctaaaagaaaaagagagaaaaaaaaaataaaggtgaCCCCGGCTCATTTTTCAGTGGGCCGACCTCACAAAGATTCGTCTTGCCTTAGTATCCTCCGAACTGGGTCGACCGAGGCCGGCGAGGTGAAATCCAGGTTTGACGAGTGTAAAATACAAATGAAAGAGAGTAGACgagatgatgaagaaaagaaagagaaggagaaaataaaataaaataaaaagtttttagacaaaaatattCCTAGctgcaaataaaatttgactGTCTTTTAAgttgatgcctttatttgaaactaagttAGTCACTTCGGGTTTTTGTTTGAGACAACGTTCATTTTgggtcattttttgagaaaacggtTCCAATTTAGGccattaattgaaattttccccgTCTCCGGAAATTAACTAATAcattattgttgacacctaaattttggcaacccgtttaatcttttattgcataaaaattatggattaattttaacccctaaaaaaagaaataaaataaaatttgcatcaaagcaaataaaaaaaagaaaagaaaatcaatcgATTGATTATTCAaggaaggtggggattcgactAGTTATTCTTGCTTTGACAAATATGAATAGAAAGTCAAAATGAAAACCAGATCCAAAATCGGTGAGAATAATagctaaattgataaatcgaAGGAAAAGTATCGAGGAGTGATACTCTTCAGGTGAGCTGTTCgcaaaaatcaagaataaacTTGGATGCGTTTCTGGTAATGTGAGTAAAAAGAAGTTTTAATTTGCAGTGGCAAATCGGAACTGAAATCCATTAATCCCTACAATCAAGGAAGCATAGCTTCGAACTTTCTAAAGATAAGTAGAGGTTTTCGCTATAAAGAGAACGACACTTCGAAAGACAGAAGGGGGCGAGAGAATTCACGCAAGGAGAGAATTTGTGCGAAGAGAGAATTCGTGCAAGAGaaagtacaaaagaaaagattaaaaaaaagaagaagaagaagaaaggaaaccctCATTGTTGTCCAATGGCACGTTTAGTAATGATTCATTGTTCAGGAACAGATTACgatcgaaataattattttttattttgttcccgggaattgattttgagtaaaagaacgcgtttggtaactgtccaaaatttctgattttaaaataaaattgcgtttgataccatGTTCGTTGATtcattccaaattaatttcttttaatttttaaataatttttttacttttttacttctttttttcctttttctcctattcttcttcttcttcttgtggccggtcatCGGACCGGCGACCGAACCTCATCggagcgttgccggcccttgtTGGCCAAGCCTCACTGGTGACCACTGgcggggctgggcaagcctcgccgatggccaaaTGCGCCTCGCTagggctgggcgagccttgccaggGCTAGGCGGGCCTCCCCTAGCCTTGGTGAGACTTGCCTCCAGCAaactcgccggacctcgccctggcctagCGAGCCTTCGGTGAGCTTGCTGGACCGGTGGTCGGCGATTGGCGGCAGGTGGCAGCGGTCGGCGGCAAGCGATGGTGGACGGCGATCGCGGGATGgcagaaggaaagaagaagactttcactattttgattctttttttgattcccAAACCGAgaatcacattttcttttttattctcaattcttgtccaaaactatttccgggaacaaaagttttattAAACGCAATTTTgttcccaaactgattttgggaACAATAAATTAGAATCATGcactatttggatggttaccaaacagtaCCCAAAATGCCaacttctcctttctcttctaaCATAgtatagacaaaagaaaaaagtcagcAGAACAGCAGGAGGAGAAGATGTGAGGTAGACGTGGAgcaaagggagaaaaaaaaattaaaagaaaaggaagagcaTCTTCCTCCTTCTCAGCGACGCCTGACACCCATAACCCCTGTCCATCGCTACCCGCTCGCCAGCCATTACCGTGCATCACCGGTGTCTCCTGCCACTCGCTCGTCACAGCAACCTGCACCTGCACCTCCATAGCAACCTGACACCGCCCAGATAGCCTTCGCTTGTGCACCCTGCGACCTCCGTGTCTCCACACTTGCGCACCCGCGAGCTCGCACCACCACCTCACTCGCGAGTCCTTGCAACGCCGTGGCTGCCCCTACTCTGACCACAATCTGCCCAACCGAGCGCCCGACGGCTCCGCCACGCCTCTGCCTACTGTCTCCGACGACCCGACGTAGCTCTTACGCTCGCCCGCAATCAATTCCGCCGCCTGCAACCCTCTACCGAACGCCTCCAAGCACTGCCCAGCCAACGACTGCAGCTCCAGATCCGCTGCCCAATGCCGCGCTCCGCAAACTGTTCGCCTTCGCCAGTCTCTTCCGCTCATCACCCCCGACGCCTGCGGCGACCCTGACGCTCACCACTGTTGCTGTTGTTCTCCACGATGCCTCCGCAGCTGTTGCTCTCCCTTCGCCGACGCTTCTGCCCGCCGCTTGCAGGACCTCCACAAGTAGCTCGCCACGCCCGGAGCCCAACACCAATAGCATCATCCATCGCCTCGAGCACCCGCCAGTCATCGCCGCTTCGAGACCCCTCACCTGAGTGACCAACCGAGCCTCCGTCGAGTGCCATCTGCAACCCGACGCCACTGCTCCCGCCCACCTGCCCTCGTGACGCTCACACTCGAGCTCCATCGGTGACCCTGCACCTCAGCCCGTCATCGACGCTGCAACAACTCACCATCTATTGATAAAGttctaattaaaagaaaaacccaaaaattgcttgctttgtgtgtttaatttctttttttgcaattgGTTTAATCgagtgtttaataatgattgagcacCCGTGTGATCACCTTATTGCGTGATAGTaaattaggttaaaataaatccaagctaccttcaaaaacatttttgaaaataaaaagaatggtaccgaaaggatATTAGAAAACGTCTAATGTAATCAAATCCCTGTACTtaaagtctctggttcgtaggagtaaaataatatgtctagtgtaaccaagtccccgtactagtctctggttcataggagtaaaataatattctcattattttacttaggtttctaatcgacctaccataaattgattaatagtgactcctaaataaaatccatttgcatgttaagaaatttgaacttaagtcgtgaattggtatgagcttgagAAAACTCGAGCTAAGTctagacttagtaatccattaacctaattttaggtggt
The sequence above is drawn from the Eucalyptus grandis isolate ANBG69807.140 chromosome 11, ASM1654582v1, whole genome shotgun sequence genome and encodes:
- the LOC104427975 gene encoding proline-rich protein 3-like, giving the protein MALLAHLCLANCLLLLPLFAVVFAADIDAYGSRSGLKKPKLQGDQSLLSTDIGIQGVIFCKSGSKLVPLQGARVRVTCLAVDKRGYETATFCILSRPTDANGFFLATLSPLEVEDDWKLTHCKAFLEPSPSEICKVPTDVNKGITGARLSSYRLSKDKIMKWLSVGPFVYTA